From the genome of Winogradskyella forsetii, one region includes:
- the msrB gene encoding peptide-methionine (R)-S-oxide reductase MsrB, producing the protein MKKLIPMLTIFFLISCNSSAQKKEDQQKETFEITKTEAEWKAELTDKEYYVLREAGTERPFSSPLNKNYEKGVYHCAACDTPLFKSEHKFDSGTGWPSFDREIEGNVAYGTDTKIGYTRDEEHCATCGGHLGHVFNDGPKETTGKRHCINGVALKFVPSEE; encoded by the coding sequence ATGAAAAAATTAATTCCGATGCTTACGATTTTTTTCCTAATAAGTTGCAATTCGTCTGCACAAAAAAAAGAGGATCAACAGAAAGAAACTTTTGAAATCACTAAAACGGAAGCGGAATGGAAAGCAGAACTTACCGATAAAGAATATTATGTGCTGAGGGAAGCTGGTACAGAGCGGCCATTTTCCAGCCCATTAAATAAAAATTACGAAAAAGGGGTTTACCATTGTGCAGCTTGTGACACGCCTTTATTTAAGAGTGAACATAAATTCGATTCTGGAACAGGCTGGCCAAGTTTTGACCGAGAGATTGAGGGCAATGTAGCCTATGGAACTGATACTAAAATTGGTTACACCAGAGATGAAGAGCATTGTGCAACTTGTGGTGGTCATTTAGGTCATGTTTTTAATGATGGGCCTAAGGAAACCACGGGAAAGCGCCATTGTATTAATGGTGTGGCCTTGAAGTTTGTGCCAAGTGAAGAGTAG
- a CDS encoding alpha-1,4-glucan--maltose-1-phosphate maltosyltransferase: MQKQERVVIDYVSPQINCGEFYIKRVINEIVNVDAHVFGDGHDVIAVSVLFKHEKAKKWSEVRMHETGNDEWKASFSVEKQGFYSYKVQGWVDYALNWQHGIRRKIDDNQHVKSELLEGVTLLEPLLKKASKEEKDYLNYCIDCFKHEVKYDDAIREAMSPQLHHIFIKYPEKFLANESKELQVYVDRKKARFSTWYEFFPRSASEIAGQHGTFKDCERLLPRIEQMGFDVLYFPPVHPIGEVNRKGKNNTTEAREGDVGSAWGIGSKHGGHKDLESRLGSVEDFKNLINEAKKHNIEIAMDYALQAAPDHPWVKSHPDWFKWRPDGTVQYAENPPKKYQDILPIYWESKDYKNLWKECLDTMLYWIDCGINVFRVDNPHTKPYYFWNWLIAEVKKNHPDVLFLAEAFTRPKVMQQLAKQGYTQSYTYFTWRNSKQEFIEYLTELTQTDQREYMQPNFWPNTPDINPYHLQGASEAKYLQRYALAATLSSSIGIYGPVFEQMIDDAIPGKEEYYMSEKFEVKHYDWFKVSKLTLLISKINAVRHENEALQQTNNIKFLNINNDNIIAFYKWNDAKTNELLIIISLDQYYAQQGNVQLPLADLGIGAGHCVQVQDLITASSYNWHNEWNYVELHPALPFHIFKIHK; encoded by the coding sequence ATGCAAAAGCAAGAACGTGTTGTCATAGATTATGTATCTCCTCAGATTAATTGTGGTGAATTTTATATTAAACGTGTCATAAATGAAATTGTAAATGTTGATGCTCATGTTTTTGGAGATGGGCACGACGTCATTGCAGTTTCGGTGCTTTTTAAACATGAAAAAGCAAAAAAATGGAGCGAAGTCAGAATGCACGAAACTGGAAATGACGAATGGAAGGCATCTTTCTCAGTTGAAAAACAGGGCTTTTACAGTTACAAAGTTCAAGGTTGGGTAGATTATGCCCTAAATTGGCAACATGGTATTCGTCGTAAGATTGACGATAACCAACACGTAAAATCAGAATTGCTAGAAGGAGTTACGTTGTTAGAACCATTGCTTAAAAAAGCAAGTAAAGAAGAAAAAGACTATCTAAATTATTGTATCGATTGTTTTAAACATGAAGTCAAATATGATGATGCTATTAGGGAAGCGATGAGTCCACAACTGCATCACATTTTTATAAAGTATCCAGAAAAATTTCTTGCCAACGAATCTAAAGAACTTCAGGTCTATGTCGATAGAAAGAAAGCCAGATTCAGCACATGGTATGAGTTCTTTCCACGTTCTGCTTCAGAAATTGCAGGACAACATGGCACTTTTAAGGATTGTGAACGATTACTGCCAAGAATAGAACAAATGGGATTCGACGTCCTGTATTTTCCGCCGGTTCATCCTATTGGAGAAGTCAATCGGAAAGGGAAAAACAACACAACAGAAGCCAGAGAAGGCGACGTTGGTTCAGCTTGGGGCATTGGTTCTAAACATGGCGGTCATAAAGATTTAGAATCACGATTAGGTTCCGTTGAAGATTTTAAAAACTTAATTAACGAAGCAAAGAAACATAATATTGAAATCGCCATGGATTATGCTTTGCAAGCTGCGCCAGATCATCCTTGGGTGAAATCGCATCCAGATTGGTTTAAATGGCGACCAGACGGAACGGTTCAATATGCAGAGAATCCGCCGAAAAAATACCAAGATATCTTACCGATTTATTGGGAGAGTAAAGATTATAAAAATCTGTGGAAAGAGTGTTTGGATACCATGCTCTATTGGATTGACTGTGGTATTAATGTTTTTAGAGTAGATAATCCACATACCAAACCTTATTATTTCTGGAATTGGCTCATTGCCGAAGTCAAGAAAAACCATCCTGATGTATTGTTTTTGGCAGAAGCTTTTACTAGACCAAAAGTGATGCAGCAATTGGCAAAACAAGGTTACACGCAATCTTACACCTATTTTACATGGCGGAATTCCAAACAGGAATTTATAGAATACCTTACGGAATTAACGCAAACCGACCAGCGCGAATACATGCAACCTAATTTTTGGCCAAATACACCAGATATCAATCCTTATCACTTACAGGGTGCAAGCGAAGCCAAATATTTACAGCGTTATGCATTAGCGGCAACCTTAAGTTCTAGTATTGGTATTTACGGACCTGTATTTGAACAAATGATTGACGATGCCATTCCAGGAAAAGAGGAATATTATATGTCCGAAAAATTTGAAGTAAAGCATTACGATTGGTTTAAAGTCAGTAAACTGACCTTATTGATTTCAAAAATAAATGCGGTTCGTCATGAAAATGAAGCGTTGCAGCAAACTAATAATATCAAGTTTTTAAATATTAATAATGATAATATTATTGCCTTTTATAAATGGAATGATGCTAAAACCAATGAACTTTTAATCATTATCAGTTTAGATCAATATTATGCACAGCAAGGAAACGTGCAGTTGCCATTAGCTGATTTAGGAATTGGAGCAGGTCATTGTGTACAAGTACAGGATTTAATAACAGCAAGTAGTTATAATTGGCATAACGAATGGAATTATGTCGAGTTACATCCAGCATTGCCATTTCATATCTTTAAGATTCATAAATAG
- a CDS encoding bifunctional alpha,alpha-trehalose-phosphate synthase (UDP-forming)/trehalose-phosphatase: MNKTIIVSNRLPLQVSIDNKTFKVTPSVGGLATGMKSVHSEGNGIWVGWSGIPENELSPELSQEVQHKIQKEKCVSVPLTSEDIEEYYEGFSNRALWPLFHYFMEYTDFEQNEWEAYKRVNEKFAEVVVDNLNDGDTVWVHDYQLLLLPQLIKDKKPNTTIGFFLHIPFPSYEIFRTFPWREEILTGMLGADLLGFHTYDYERHFLSSVKRILRLEVNFNVINFHDRIVKVDSFPMGIDYEKFYNAALKQHSDSYEKSELRTRLEEHLTDDKKLILSIDRMDYTKGIPNRIKAFEYFLDMYPQYKEKVRLVMLAVPSRTNVPQYQKLKRDTDELVGRVNGKFATVSWTPIWYFYRSMPFENLIDLYISSDVALITPIRDGMNLVAKEYIATRTQGNGVLILSEMAGASKEMNEALLINPNSFEDFAATLNTALTMPLKEQETRVNWLQKRLKRYDVEKWATEFLKALDNTKAAKSDIITKKLTTDYENELLENFKTKNKKLLLLDYDGTLVGFKDNPQDAAPDEELYNLLDQLNEKANLVLISGRDKETFQRWFGHKPYNLVTDHGVWIYQNSEWTELERLKTDWMQNIQPILETFVDRTPGTFIETKKYSLAWHYRTADPELAKIRTLELNTVLTSMVSNNDLSILEGNKVIEIKSSNVNKGRVVNRLLMGEDYDFITIIGDDWTDEYMFEEAPESAYTIKVGFTKTKAKYQVKDSGQVRNLLQKLI, from the coding sequence ATGAATAAAACAATTATTGTATCAAATCGCTTACCGCTTCAAGTTTCAATCGATAACAAAACCTTCAAAGTTACACCAAGTGTCGGTGGTTTAGCTACTGGTATGAAATCCGTACATTCTGAAGGTAATGGAATTTGGGTCGGCTGGTCTGGTATTCCAGAAAATGAACTTAGCCCAGAATTATCTCAGGAAGTACAGCACAAAATACAAAAAGAAAAATGTGTTTCTGTACCACTTACTAGCGAAGATATAGAGGAATACTATGAAGGTTTTAGTAATAGAGCCCTTTGGCCTTTGTTCCATTATTTTATGGAATACACCGATTTTGAACAAAATGAATGGGAGGCTTACAAGCGTGTCAATGAAAAATTTGCTGAAGTCGTTGTCGATAATTTGAATGATGGTGATACGGTTTGGGTACATGACTACCAGTTATTATTACTCCCTCAACTTATTAAAGATAAAAAACCCAATACAACGATAGGATTCTTTTTACACATTCCCTTTCCTTCCTATGAAATTTTCAGAACCTTTCCATGGCGTGAGGAAATTTTAACTGGAATGCTGGGAGCCGATCTATTAGGTTTTCACACCTATGATTACGAACGTCATTTTTTGAGCTCCGTTAAGCGTATTTTACGATTAGAAGTTAATTTTAATGTCATAAATTTTCACGATAGAATCGTAAAGGTAGATTCATTTCCTATGGGAATTGATTATGAAAAATTTTACAATGCAGCTTTAAAACAGCATAGTGATTCTTATGAGAAATCAGAACTAAGAACGCGCTTAGAAGAACATCTCACAGATGATAAAAAATTGATTTTATCTATCGACAGAATGGACTACACTAAAGGAATTCCTAATAGGATAAAGGCCTTTGAATATTTTTTGGATATGTATCCGCAATACAAAGAAAAAGTTCGCTTGGTGATGTTAGCTGTTCCATCGCGTACCAATGTTCCTCAATATCAAAAATTAAAACGAGATACGGATGAGTTAGTTGGTAGGGTTAATGGCAAATTCGCTACCGTAAGCTGGACACCTATTTGGTATTTTTATAGATCAATGCCTTTTGAGAACTTAATTGACTTATATATATCATCAGACGTTGCTTTGATTACACCTATTAGAGATGGAATGAATTTAGTCGCCAAAGAGTATATCGCCACACGAACCCAAGGGAATGGTGTACTTATATTAAGTGAAATGGCTGGTGCTTCAAAAGAAATGAATGAAGCACTGTTAATTAACCCTAATAGTTTTGAAGACTTTGCAGCGACCCTAAATACGGCGTTAACAATGCCATTAAAAGAACAGGAAACACGAGTAAATTGGTTACAAAAACGTCTAAAACGTTATGATGTTGAAAAATGGGCTACGGAATTCTTAAAAGCGTTAGATAATACCAAAGCCGCCAAAAGTGATATTATTACTAAGAAACTAACCACTGACTACGAAAACGAATTATTGGAGAATTTCAAAACTAAAAATAAAAAACTATTGCTTTTAGATTATGATGGTACGCTTGTTGGCTTCAAAGACAATCCACAAGACGCTGCACCAGATGAGGAACTCTATAATCTTTTAGATCAACTTAATGAAAAAGCGAATTTAGTTTTAATTAGTGGCCGAGATAAAGAAACTTTTCAGCGATGGTTTGGGCATAAACCCTACAATTTAGTTACAGATCACGGTGTTTGGATATATCAAAATTCTGAATGGACTGAATTAGAGCGTTTGAAAACGGATTGGATGCAAAACATACAGCCAATTTTAGAAACTTTTGTAGATAGAACTCCAGGAACTTTTATAGAAACAAAAAAGTATTCTTTAGCTTGGCATTACAGAACTGCGGACCCAGAACTTGCCAAAATCCGGACTTTAGAGCTAAATACGGTACTTACTAGCATGGTATCTAATAACGACCTATCTATTTTAGAAGGCAATAAAGTTATAGAGATAAAAAGCAGTAATGTGAATAAAGGACGCGTAGTCAATCGTTTGCTAATGGGAGAAGATTATGACTTTATCACCATAATTGGTGATGATTGGACTGACGAATACATGTTCGAAGAAGCACCTGAATCGGCTTATACCATTAAAGTTGGATTTACAAAGACCAAAGCCAAATATCAAGTGAAAGATTCTGGGCAAGTGCGTAATTTACTTCAAAAATTGATTTAA
- a CDS encoding glucose-1-phosphate adenylyltransferase, with translation MINDKVLSIILGGGQGSRLYPLTEKRSKPAVPIAGKYRLVDIPISNCINSEIKRMFVLTQFNSASLNKHIKNTYHFSFFSSAFVDVLAAEQTISSGEWFQGTADAVRQSMHHFLQHDFEYALILSGDQLYQMDYNEMIDAHIEAKADISVGTYPVNAKDGTSFGILKTDDTNKITSFTEKPSLEEIVNWKSEVSDEMKRDGREYLGSTGIYIFNKDLLVKLMEDKSTVDFGKEIIPQSIDKCKVMSYPFEGYWTDIGNIDSFFEANLGLTDDIPQFNLYDLDNRVYTNARILPTSKISGTNLNRAVIAEGCIIHAATIEKSVIGIRSRIGKESTIINTYMMGSDLYESLEDIESKKIEVLMGIGERCFIKNAIIDKNCRIGDDVRINGGKHLEDAETDTYVIKEGIVVVKKDATIPSGTII, from the coding sequence ATGATAAACGACAAAGTCTTAAGTATAATTCTTGGAGGTGGTCAAGGTTCAAGATTATACCCACTTACCGAAAAACGATCAAAACCAGCCGTACCTATAGCAGGAAAATATCGATTAGTGGATATTCCAATTTCAAATTGTATCAATTCGGAAATAAAACGCATGTTCGTGTTGACGCAATTTAATTCGGCGTCCTTAAATAAACATATAAAAAACACCTATCACTTTAGTTTTTTTAGTTCTGCATTTGTGGATGTATTGGCTGCTGAACAAACTATTAGCAGTGGCGAATGGTTTCAAGGCACTGCTGATGCGGTGCGCCAAAGTATGCATCACTTTTTACAACATGATTTTGAATATGCCTTAATTCTATCTGGTGATCAGTTATACCAAATGGATTATAATGAAATGATTGATGCGCATATTGAAGCTAAAGCCGATATTTCAGTTGGAACATATCCTGTTAATGCCAAAGACGGAACGTCATTTGGTATTTTAAAAACAGACGATACCAATAAGATCACATCATTTACAGAAAAACCGTCACTGGAAGAAATAGTAAATTGGAAATCTGAGGTAAGCGATGAAATGAAACGAGATGGACGTGAATATTTAGGGTCCACAGGTATTTATATATTCAATAAGGATTTACTTGTAAAATTAATGGAAGATAAAAGTACGGTTGATTTTGGAAAGGAAATCATTCCTCAGAGTATCGATAAGTGCAAGGTGATGAGTTATCCATTTGAAGGCTATTGGACGGACATCGGAAATATAGATTCATTTTTTGAAGCTAACCTTGGCTTAACGGACGATATACCACAGTTTAATCTTTACGATTTGGATAATCGTGTGTATACAAATGCACGTATATTACCAACATCTAAAATCTCAGGAACGAATTTAAATAGAGCAGTCATTGCTGAAGGTTGCATTATTCATGCAGCAACTATTGAAAAATCCGTAATTGGTATTAGATCTAGGATCGGTAAGGAATCTACAATTATAAATACGTATATGATGGGAAGCGACCTATATGAATCTTTAGAGGATATTGAGTCTAAAAAGATTGAGGTGCTCATGGGAATTGGTGAACGTTGCTTTATTAAAAATGCTATAATTGACAAGAACTGTCGCATTGGTGATGACGTTAGAATAAATGGTGGAAAACATCTTGAAGATGCCGAAACAGATACATATGTTATCAAAGAAGGTATCGTTGTGGTAAAGAAAGATGCCACTATTCCTTCTGGTACTATTATTTAA
- a CDS encoding maltokinase N-terminal cap-like domain-containing protein translates to MSNKENKQTTIQSPYNFNDRWEVLLENKEFIKVFLSDVLEDYIVKQRWYGGKASKLKYIELAESFRIQKDDEVYYGLILEVNFDESFYQHYFLPIAFVSDENFAKNDRILPISIQNQEGFVIDAINLEAFRKVVFERILTAVPKDRTKVRYYKSELFKDCAYESSRLMGMEQSNTSVVYNEKYVLKFFRRIYSDRNPDYEMSRFLSEKKDYKNTPAYLGSVQIKENDINITIGLMQEMVENQGDAWEYMLVEFHKVFSNLEYKKIDISKLPQAEDFGHLEIRDVPAQIIDWVGLNAFIKIQTLAKRTAEMHIALGSEFEDTAFTPSHFNGDYEVWLKNRLLYQFQNRLNTIENSLYKLEGLALELANEFLEKKNIIRKRFVDFDWTKLKGERIRVHGDFHLGQVLVKDDDFYILDFEGEPESTIRDRKVKQPPLKDIAGLFRSFHYAIYATIFNNMHLYNYNQDHLFEAGEILYQYLKNVFLETYVTKVQSANLNIGYNQERIFLLKYAMLEKAVYELGYELNSRPKWAVIPLKGISNIINN, encoded by the coding sequence ATGAGCAATAAAGAGAATAAACAAACTACAATCCAATCACCGTATAACTTTAATGATAGGTGGGAAGTACTATTGGAAAATAAAGAGTTCATCAAAGTCTTTCTATCCGATGTTCTCGAAGATTATATTGTGAAACAACGTTGGTATGGTGGCAAAGCTAGCAAGCTAAAATATATAGAACTCGCTGAATCTTTCAGAATTCAAAAAGACGACGAAGTTTATTATGGTTTGATTTTAGAAGTCAATTTTGATGAATCTTTTTATCAGCACTATTTTTTGCCTATTGCTTTTGTTTCAGATGAAAATTTTGCAAAGAATGATCGTATTTTACCCATTAGTATTCAAAATCAAGAAGGGTTTGTTATAGATGCCATAAACCTCGAAGCATTTAGAAAAGTCGTTTTTGAACGCATTTTAACCGCAGTACCAAAAGACAGAACAAAGGTACGTTATTATAAAAGTGAACTGTTCAAGGATTGCGCTTACGAATCATCGCGGCTCATGGGAATGGAGCAGAGTAATACATCTGTAGTTTATAATGAAAAATATGTATTGAAATTCTTTAGAAGAATTTATTCGGATCGCAACCCAGATTATGAAATGAGTCGATTTCTATCTGAAAAGAAGGATTACAAAAATACACCGGCTTATTTAGGAAGTGTCCAAATAAAGGAGAACGATATTAATATCACCATTGGCTTGATGCAAGAGATGGTAGAAAATCAAGGTGATGCTTGGGAGTATATGTTGGTTGAATTTCATAAGGTATTCTCAAATTTAGAATATAAAAAAATAGACATTTCAAAATTACCCCAAGCGGAAGATTTTGGCCATTTAGAAATTAGAGATGTACCAGCACAGATTATTGATTGGGTTGGGTTAAATGCTTTTATTAAGATTCAAACTTTAGCCAAACGTACAGCCGAAATGCACATTGCTTTAGGTAGTGAGTTTGAAGATACGGCTTTTACACCATCGCATTTTAATGGCGATTACGAAGTTTGGTTAAAAAATAGACTACTTTATCAATTTCAAAATCGATTGAATACGATTGAAAATAGTTTATATAAACTTGAAGGATTAGCTTTAGAATTGGCCAACGAATTTTTAGAAAAGAAGAATATCATTAGAAAACGTTTTGTGGATTTCGATTGGACAAAACTAAAAGGCGAGCGCATCAGAGTACATGGCGATTTTCATTTAGGTCAAGTTTTAGTAAAAGATGATGATTTTTACATTCTCGATTTTGAAGGCGAACCAGAAAGTACCATTCGCGATCGTAAGGTAAAACAACCACCTTTAAAAGATATAGCTGGCTTGTTTCGTTCTTTTCACTATGCCATTTATGCCACTATTTTCAATAATATGCATCTGTATAATTACAATCAAGACCATTTATTTGAGGCAGGCGAGATTTTGTATCAATATTTAAAAAATGTGTTTTTAGAAACTTATGTAACTAAAGTACAATCAGCGAACCTCAATATCGGTTATAATCAAGAGCGCATCTTTTTATTGAAGTATGCGATGCTCGAAAAAGCAGTTTATGAGTTGGGCTACGAACTTAATTCACGTCCAAAATGGGCAGTAATTCCATTAAAAGGGATTTCAAATATCATTAACAACTAA
- the glgA gene encoding glycogen synthase encodes MKALFFTREFPPYVYGGAGVHVEYLAGELAKLMEVEVRAFGDQDSSSKNLSVKGFPYENSDFDHADDKLKAIFKTLSTDLLMSADPIDADIVHCHTWYSHFAGILAKLCYGVPLVVTTHSLEPLRPWKREQLGRGYDASSWIEKTAIEMADCLIAVSEETKEDVMKHFDVDEHKVEVVYNGIDLEQYVVVDDTSVLEEYGIDKNKPYVLFVGRITRQKGIIHLVNAIKYIDKDTQVILCAGAPDTPEIGKEMEDAVKEASKTRDNIVWIDKMLDKKDVIQLYSHADVFCCPSIYEPFGIINIEAMACETAVVASAVGGIKEVVVEGETGLLIALEQQKSAPFEPVNADQFSKDLAAGINKVINDKELQHRMAKNGRKRVEDYFDWRAIAKQTEAIYKSLIDKK; translated from the coding sequence ATGAAGGCACTTTTTTTTACACGAGAATTTCCACCTTATGTTTATGGTGGAGCAGGAGTACATGTTGAATATCTAGCAGGAGAACTGGCAAAATTAATGGAAGTTGAAGTGCGAGCCTTTGGAGATCAGGACAGTTCTAGTAAAAATTTGAGTGTAAAAGGGTTTCCTTATGAAAATTCAGATTTTGATCATGCCGATGACAAATTAAAAGCCATATTCAAAACATTAAGCACCGATTTGTTAATGAGTGCAGATCCCATTGACGCAGACATTGTACATTGCCACACTTGGTATTCACATTTCGCAGGTATTTTAGCGAAATTGTGTTATGGTGTCCCATTAGTGGTGACAACACATTCCTTAGAACCTTTACGTCCTTGGAAAAGAGAACAATTGGGAAGAGGTTATGACGCCTCGTCATGGATTGAAAAAACGGCCATTGAAATGGCAGATTGTTTAATTGCGGTATCGGAAGAAACGAAAGAAGACGTGATGAAGCATTTCGATGTCGATGAACATAAAGTGGAAGTTGTTTATAACGGTATAGATTTAGAGCAATATGTTGTGGTTGACGATACATCGGTTTTAGAGGAATACGGCATTGACAAAAACAAACCATATGTGCTGTTCGTTGGCAGGATTACACGCCAAAAAGGAATCATTCATCTGGTAAATGCCATAAAATATATTGATAAAGACACTCAGGTAATACTTTGTGCTGGTGCTCCAGATACACCAGAAATTGGTAAAGAAATGGAAGACGCCGTAAAAGAAGCGTCTAAAACTAGGGATAATATAGTGTGGATTGATAAAATGCTCGACAAAAAAGATGTCATCCAACTCTATTCTCATGCCGATGTATTTTGTTGTCCTTCTATTTATGAGCCGTTCGGAATTATAAACATTGAAGCCATGGCTTGTGAAACAGCAGTAGTAGCAAGTGCTGTTGGTGGCATAAAAGAGGTAGTGGTTGAAGGAGAAACCGGATTATTGATTGCATTAGAACAACAAAAATCCGCACCCTTCGAGCCTGTAAACGCAGATCAGTTTTCAAAGGATTTAGCAGCAGGAATTAACAAAGTCATTAACGATAAGGAATTACAACATAGAATGGCAAAAAACGGTCGAAAACGCGTCGAAGACTATTTCGATTGGAGAGCCATTGCAAAACAAACAGAAGCTATATATAAATCTTTAATAGATAAAAAATGA
- a CDS encoding glycoside hydrolase family 15 protein, which translates to MDNLDYGIIGNCKSAALVSKNGSVDWCCLPQFDSPSVFGKLLDDNIGGSFGFEVDDSYQITQKYIENTVILVTKFSNGLDVFEVRDFMPRYYKSAGSYHAPPEFIRYIKYISGKPTVKVNYNPKLEYAKGETKTYVKNDFIVSLTDNELFDTLFLYTDFKKDKIVNGEDLEIKSDHFFLVGYHEKLFVPSLETVVLEYERTKVYWLNWMERTTTFKSYNKQIARSAMTLKLLSYDKTGAVLAAITTSLPETIGEVRNWDYRFCWIRDASMVIKVISSLGHKNMAKRYLKFIINLMPDKDEKLQIMYGINGEKKLTEEFLEHLSGYKGSSPVRIGNAAYKQKQNDIFGILMDMIYQLLLNFNNDVEDGESLWNITKGIVWVVNKHWQEPDKGIWEFRSEDQHFTFSKVLCWTAVDKAIKVAKLLGKTTKLARWQLLEEAIKDDIMVNAWNDKAQAFTQSYGSEDLDAAVLLMESYGFIDAKHPKYVSTVKAIGRDLSNDGLLYRYKNKDDFGLPSSSFTICTFWYINSLFKIGEEKSAVEQFEKLLSYSNHLGLFSEDLDFKTKRLLGNFPQAYSHLALIETAINLSKITKDEKVKGSLS; encoded by the coding sequence ATGGATAATTTAGATTATGGTATAATAGGTAATTGCAAAAGTGCTGCTTTAGTTTCAAAAAATGGATCAGTAGATTGGTGCTGTTTACCTCAATTTGATTCGCCATCGGTTTTTGGAAAGCTACTGGATGACAATATTGGTGGATCCTTTGGTTTTGAGGTAGATGACAGTTATCAAATAACCCAAAAATATATTGAGAATACCGTTATTTTGGTAACGAAGTTCAGTAACGGTCTGGATGTTTTTGAGGTAAGGGATTTTATGCCAAGATATTATAAGTCTGCGGGTTCTTATCATGCACCACCAGAGTTTATAAGATATATCAAGTATATATCTGGCAAGCCTACTGTAAAAGTCAATTACAATCCTAAACTAGAGTACGCAAAAGGTGAAACCAAAACTTATGTCAAGAATGATTTTATAGTGAGCTTAACCGATAATGAGCTTTTTGACACCTTATTTTTATATACAGATTTTAAAAAAGATAAAATTGTTAATGGTGAAGATTTGGAAATTAAGTCTGACCACTTCTTCTTAGTAGGTTATCATGAAAAGTTATTTGTACCAAGCCTTGAAACTGTTGTACTAGAATACGAGCGAACTAAAGTCTATTGGCTCAATTGGATGGAGCGTACAACCACATTTAAAAGTTATAATAAACAGATAGCAAGGAGTGCCATGACGCTCAAATTACTGAGTTACGATAAAACTGGAGCAGTTTTAGCAGCAATCACCACATCGCTACCAGAAACCATTGGAGAAGTCCGAAATTGGGATTATCGTTTTTGTTGGATCCGTGATGCCTCTATGGTCATTAAAGTAATATCAAGTTTAGGACATAAAAATATGGCGAAACGTTATCTCAAGTTTATCATCAATTTAATGCCAGATAAAGATGAGAAACTTCAAATAATGTATGGTATTAATGGTGAAAAGAAGTTAACTGAAGAGTTCTTAGAGCATCTTTCAGGTTATAAAGGTTCTAGTCCGGTACGAATAGGAAATGCCGCGTACAAGCAAAAGCAAAATGATATCTTCGGAATCTTGATGGATATGATTTATCAATTATTATTAAATTTCAATAACGACGTTGAAGATGGCGAATCCTTATGGAATATAACTAAAGGTATTGTATGGGTAGTAAATAAACATTGGCAAGAACCAGATAAAGGCATATGGGAATTTAGATCAGAAGATCAGCATTTCACCTTCTCAAAAGTGCTATGCTGGACAGCAGTTGACAAAGCCATAAAAGTAGCTAAGTTATTGGGGAAAACTACAAAATTGGCACGATGGCAGTTATTAGAAGAGGCCATTAAGGACGATATTATGGTAAATGCATGGAATGATAAGGCACAGGCATTTACGCAATCCTATGGTTCAGAAGACTTAGACGCTGCCGTTTTATTAATGGAATCCTATGGTTTCATAGACGCAAAACACCCAAAATATGTGAGTACCGTAAAAGCAATAGGTCGAGACTTATCCAATGATGGGTTGTTGTATCGTTATAAAAATAAAGATGATTTTGGATTGCCTTCATCTTCATTTACCATCTGCACGTTTTGGTATATCAATAGTCTATTCAAAATAGGAGAAGAAAAAAGTGCCGTCGAACAATTTGAAAAACTTTTATCCTACAGTAATCATTTAGGGCTATTTAGTGAAGATTTAGATTTTAAAACTAAACGTTTGTTAGGTAATTTTCCACAAGCTTATTCGCATTTAGCTTTAATTGAAACGGCGATTAACCTTTCTAAAATCACCAAAGATGAAAAAGTTAAGGGCTCTTTGTCCTAA